DNA sequence from the Entomomonas asaccharolytica genome:
GCACTGCTAGGTAGAACAACATTAAATTCTTGGTTCTTTTTTAAAGTGAGAGGATTACACAGTGACTGATAATTCTTATTAGTAATCGTTTTAGTGGTTGAAATGGTGGTACAAGCACCTAAAGAAAAGGTGAGTAATGCCGTAGTTATTAAACGAAATATTATTCTTTTGATCATAGAGGTTAAGATAAGCCATATTAAAGTAGCGCTTATCTTAACCAACAGATCGTAACTTTTGTATTCTGTAGATCAATAAAAATGTAATAAATTATTAACTGAATAATACCTTCGCTACATCTTTATAGGTTTTAACAAAGTGGATAGTTAATCCTTGTTTTAAATAATCTGGAAGTTCTTCATAATGTCCTCGATTAGCCTCAGGCAATATAAGCTCCATGATCTTTTGCCGACGAGCTGCAATCACTTTTTCTCTCACACCACCAATAGCCAAAACTTGGCCAGTTAAGGTTAATTCTCCTGTCATTGCTATCCCTTTTTTAGGGGCTTGGTTACGGGCGAGTGATAGCAGTGCGCTTGCCATAGTAACCCCCGCACTAGGACCATCTTTAGGTGTTGCACCTTCTGGAACATGCAAGTGAACAAAGGCTTTATCAAAAAACTCGGAGTTTGCCTTATATTCATTTAAATGAGAAGTAATATAGCTGTAGGCAATTTCAGCGGATTCTTTCATTACATCACCTAATTGCCCTGTTAGTTTAAAACCTCTATTCAAGGTATGTACACAGGTTGCTTCAATGGGCAAGGTAGCTCCTCCCATACTTGTCCAAGCTAATCCAGTAATAATACCTACACCAGATAAAACTTGTTCATTATGGAAAATGGGCATACCCAATAGTGGCTCGAGGTTTTTATGGGTGATTTTGATAGTAAGCTCAGGTTGTTTTAGCAGACTCACAACACTTTTACGAATAACTTTAGCTAAACGTTTTTCTAATTGGCGAACACCTGCTTCACGCGCATAACCTTCAATAATAGCTTTTAAAGCACTGTCAGTGATGGTGATCTTTCCTTTGGGTACTCCCGCTTTAGCTAATTGCTTAGGCCATAGATGTTTTTTAGCAATGGCTAGCTTTTCTTCAGTGATATAACCAGCAAGGCTTATCACCTCCATACGGTCTAATAACGGCCCTGGAATAGAATCTAGAGTATTTGCGGTACAAACAAACAGTACTTTAGATAAGTCGAGTCTTAAATCAAGGTAATGGTCTAAGAAGTTAATATTTTGTTCTGGATCTAATGTTTCTAATAACGCAGAAGCAGGATCACCTTGATAGCCTTGACCCAACTTATCAATTTCGTCCAACATAATGACGGGATTGATAACTTGTACTTCTTTTAATGCTTGTACAAGTTTACCAGGCTGTGCACCTATGTAGGTACGACGATGTCCTTTAATCTCTGCCTCATCTCGCATACCACCTAAACTAAAGCGATAAAACGGACGACCTAATGATTCAGCAATAGATTTACCAATACTAGTTTTACCCACACCAGGTGGGCCAACCAGGAGAATAATGGAGCCATTAATTTCACCTTTATAAGCTCCTATCGCTAAAAACTCTAAAATACGATTTTTAACATCTTCTAAACCTGCATGATGTTTATCCAGTACTTTTTGAGCATGCTTAAGGTCTAGCTTATCCTTACCCATTATACTCCAAGGTAAAGCAGTAGCCCAATCAAGATAGTTGCGTGTAACAGCGTATTCAGGTGAACCCGTTTCTAATAAAGATAGTTTATGCAACTCTTCATCGATGCGTTTTTGCGCCTGCTCAGGTAGAACTTTATCTTTTAAACGCGCTTTAAATTCATCTGCATCGGCACTTTTATCATCTTTAGTGATACCTAGTTCACGTTGGATAATTTTAAGCTGTTCTCTTAAGAAAAAATCACGTTGATTTTTACTGATCTTTTCGTTTACTTCAATCGATAGTTTATTTTGTATGTGAGCAACTTCTACTTCTTTACGTAGTAACGGAAGCACTTTTTCCATTCGCCTTAAAATAGGAATGGTATCTAATACTTGCTGTAATTCTGGGGCAGGTGCAGTAGTAAGAGCAGCAGCGAAATCAGTTAAAGGAGAGGGCTCATTAGGACTAAAACGATTAAGATAGTTCTTTAACTCTTCACTGTATAAAGGATTGAGTGGTAGTAGTTCTTTGATGGCATTAATAACAGCCATGCCATAGGCTCTTACTTCATTGCTAGAGTCTTCTATATTTTTAGGATACTCAACTTCTGCTAAATAAGGTGGCTTATGGCTTAAGAAGCCCTTAATTTTAACACGCGTAATACCTTGCGCAACAAATTGTAATTTATCGTCTTCTTTGCTTACATGGTGAATTTTTACTAAAGTGCCACATTGAGGTAAGCTTTCTATATTAAAGTTCTCATCAAAAGGCTCCTCTGTGTAGAAAATAGCAACGTAGTGGTGTTCTGTTTTTGCCACTCGACGCAGCGTTTTTTCCCAAGGGTCCTCATTGACTAAGATAGGTAATACTTGGGCAGGGAAAAATGGCCTATTATGAATAGGAATAATATATAGTTTTTCAGGGTAAGAAGGCGTAGGCACAGCGATTTGCTTGCTTGGCTGCGTATGTTCTGCTTCTATAATTACTTCATCCGCTTGATTTTTGTCAGTCATAACGTATCCGTATCTAAGATTATTGTTATATAGATGGGGTATTATCTTTAAAATTCAATAGATGGAATTTTGGGTAATACAAGTTACATTAATAACGCCAAAAGCTAGGTGTTAGCAATACTAAAATAGTAATAATTTCTAACCGACCTAATAACATACCAAAAGAAAGTACCCATTTAGCTATATCAGGTAATGTGGAGAAGTTGCCTGCAGGGCCCACAATTTCACCGAGTCCAGGCCCAACGTTACAGACGGTAGCTACTGCCGCACTTAATGCAGTCACCATATCATAGCCTAGAAAGGCCAAGAATAAAGCAATAATAGCGATAATAAAAGCAAAAAAGAATGTAAAGGTTAAAATAGAACGAACAATTTCTTCATCAAGGTTATGACCATTATACTTTTGTGGAATCACTGCACGAGGATGAATAAGTTGTTTTAAGTTGGCAGATAGTAATCTTAAGGTAACTTGAAAGCGGAAAGTTTTTAGACCACCTGTTGTTGACCCAGAACAACCCCCTAAAAAGGTAAGGTAAAAGAAAATAATCATGGCAAAGCTACCCCATTGACTATAATCATTTACAGCAAAACCAGTGGTAGTGATAACAGAAACTACACTCACTGAAGCAATGCGCACCGAATCAATAAATGAATTACCACTGTTTTTCCAGAACCAGAAACTCAGCATTACACAACTAATCACTAGAATAGTGATAAAGCCACGCACCTGTTCATCTTTAAATAATGCTGTGTAATTGCCACGTAGTGTACTTACATAGAGGGTAAACGGTAAGCTACCTAACAGCATAAGAATAATAGCAATCCAGTGGGTAGCGGGTAAGAATTTGCCTAAGGATGCATCAGAAGTTGAAAATCCACCTGTGGCAATTGAACTCATGGCGTGGTTGACAGCGTCAAACACAGGCATACCTGCTAACCAGAAGGCTAAGATGCCTACCATAGTAAAACATACATAGATAACAAGGATATATTTGGCAATAACATGGGAGCGGGGTAAGACCTTTTCTGACCAATCAGAAGATTCGGTTTGGAACAGTCTCATACCACCAATACGTAACATAGGTAAAACGGCTACTGCCATGACGATGAAGCCAATACCACCAATCCAATGTAGCATAGAGCGCCACATTAATAATGCAGGTGCTGCATTGTCTAAGCCAGATAAAACAGTCGCGCCCGTTGTAGTAATACCAGACATTGCTTCAAAAAAAGCATCGGTATAGCTAATATGACTAATCATGGTCATCGGTAATGCTGCAAATATGCACACTACAATCCAACTACTGGCGGTAAGAAAATACATATCTCTTGGACGTAATTGTATTTGTAGTGACCCTTTTTGCTTAATCATTAAAAAGCCAGCAAAAAAGGTAACGAGGGAAGACCAGAAAAAGGCAGCAATATCGTTGGCGGTGTGTTCAAAAATAAAAGAAGTAGCCAGTGGCACTAACATGCTAACTGAGAGTGCAACAAGAAAAAAACCGACAATGTAGGAAATACTGCGTATTGTTTGCCGAGTCATACAGGCTAACTACTACCTTTGGTGGTATTTGAAAAGGGCTATTATAGTGATTAGTTTGTAAATAGTAATCTCATTTTACACGTTTGTTAGTGGTTGTTATGTTTAACTTATAGCTAATTAGCTATTTAGAAATAAGTTGAGTAAATAAAAAAGGCTACTATTAAGTAGCCTTTTTAAAAGTGAGTAGGATAATTATTTTACCCAGCCACGTGCTTTAATAGCTTTTGCAAGACGATCAATAGAAACCATATAAGCCGCCATACGTAAAGTAGCTGCTTGGTTATGGTTCTGGTACATGTTCCATACATTGTTGAAAGAACGAACCATTGCTTCTTCTAAACGATCGTTAACTTCTTTTTCAGTCCAGTATAAACCAAAGCGATTTTGTACCCATTCAAAGTAAGAAACAGTTACACCACCTGCATTAGTAAGAATATCGGGAGCTACAACAATCCCCCTAGCTTGCAGAATTTCGTCTGCTTCTGGGCTAACAGGGCCATTAGCGGCTTCTGCAATCACTTTTGCCTTAATGTTGTTAGCATTGTCCTCAGTAATTTGATTCTCTAATGCCGCAGGTACTAGAACATCACACTCTAACTCAAGTAGTTCTGCATTGGATATTTGAGTTACACCTTCAAGTGTTTGAAGTGTTTTATTATCAGCGATGGCTTGGTCTAAATTATTAGGATCTAAACCATTTTGATTATAGATACCACCGTTACTATTACTAACTGCAATAATTTTTGCACCTAACTCGTGTAGGAAATGTGCAGTAAAAGAGCCTGCATTACCATAGCCTTGAATAGCAACGGTTGCTCCCTTAATATTAATATCAAGTCTTTGTAATAGTTCTCTTACAACAATACTTGTTCCTTTACCTGTAGCCGCCACACGACCTTCAGAACCACCTAATACAAGAGGTTTACCTGTTAATACACCAAAGTGGTTGCCACGGATTTTGATATATTCATCAACCATCCAGCCCATAATTTTTGGATTAGTATTTACATCAGGTGCAGGAATATCCTCTAGCTCACCTATTACAGGTGCTATCGCTTGAATATAACCACGGGTTAAACGTTCTAACTCACCTTTAGAAAGCTTTTTAGGATCTACAATGATGCCGCCTTTACCTCCCCCATATGGTAAATTCAACACACCGCATTTAAATGTCATCCAAATTGATAACGCCTTAACTTCATCCATTGAAACATCAGGATGGTAGCGAATACCTCCTTTACCAGGACCTATAGCATTGCAGTGCATGGAGCGAAAGCCTTTGAAAAGTTGTACGGATCCATCATCCATAGTAACTGGGATAGATACTTCTAAACAACGTTGTGGCTCTCTTAAAATAGTATGAATGGCAGGATCTAATTTAAGAAAAGAAGCGATTTTATCTATTTGTTGATGGGCCATTCCTAAGGCAGATGTTTCATGTTTACTCATAACTTAATCCTAGTGATTTATTTTTAATTGCTTTTATAAAAGTTTTAAAGAAAGGGAATGCATTATATGTTTATTTTTATGATATGCAAATAGTGTATGTGATATGCATATTTTGCATAGTAATGATATGGCGATTTATATAATCCATGTTTTGTTAAAAATATTAATAAAATTAATAACAAATAAATTATTTAAAAAAAATTGATCGTGTATTTTTTATAAATTAAATACTAAAAAATTGATTAAACTCAAAAGCAATATTTTCCTAAATAACCATAAGAAAGTTGTAAAATTGATCACAACTTATTAATAAGTTCAAGATAATGCTTTCAGCAATTAGTAATTACCTACTATAATAGTCGTTTATATGTTTGGCATCACTGGACGAGTTTCATGTTTGATAATTTAACCGAACGCCTTTCCAAGACACTTCGTCATATAACTGGGCAGGCAAAGCTAACTGAAGAAAATATTCAAGGTACTTTACGTGAAGTAAGGATGGCTTTATTAGAAGCTGATGTGGCATTGCCTGTTGTAAAAGACTTTATAGAAAAAGTTAAAGAGAAGGCAATTGGTACTGAGGTATTAAAGAACCTATCTCCAGGTCAGGCTTTTGTTAAGATCGTACAGGCTGAATTAGAACAGTTAATGGGCTCAGCTAATGAAGATTTAACGCTTAATGCTACGCCTCCTGCTGTAATTTTAATGGCTGGTTTGCAAGGGGCTGGTAAGACAACTACAGTTGCAAAATTAGCCCGTTTCTTAAAAGAGCGTAAGAAAAAAACAGT
Encoded proteins:
- the lon gene encoding endopeptidase La; translated protein: MTDKNQADEVIIEAEHTQPSKQIAVPTPSYPEKLYIIPIHNRPFFPAQVLPILVNEDPWEKTLRRVAKTEHHYVAIFYTEEPFDENFNIESLPQCGTLVKIHHVSKEDDKLQFVAQGITRVKIKGFLSHKPPYLAEVEYPKNIEDSSNEVRAYGMAVINAIKELLPLNPLYSEELKNYLNRFSPNEPSPLTDFAAALTTAPAPELQQVLDTIPILRRMEKVLPLLRKEVEVAHIQNKLSIEVNEKISKNQRDFFLREQLKIIQRELGITKDDKSADADEFKARLKDKVLPEQAQKRIDEELHKLSLLETGSPEYAVTRNYLDWATALPWSIMGKDKLDLKHAQKVLDKHHAGLEDVKNRILEFLAIGAYKGEINGSIILLVGPPGVGKTSIGKSIAESLGRPFYRFSLGGMRDEAEIKGHRRTYIGAQPGKLVQALKEVQVINPVIMLDEIDKLGQGYQGDPASALLETLDPEQNINFLDHYLDLRLDLSKVLFVCTANTLDSIPGPLLDRMEVISLAGYITEEKLAIAKKHLWPKQLAKAGVPKGKITITDSALKAIIEGYAREAGVRQLEKRLAKVIRKSVVSLLKQPELTIKITHKNLEPLLGMPIFHNEQVLSGVGIITGLAWTSMGGATLPIEATCVHTLNRGFKLTGQLGDVMKESAEIAYSYITSHLNEYKANSEFFDKAFVHLHVPEGATPKDGPSAGVTMASALLSLARNQAPKKGIAMTGELTLTGQVLAIGGVREKVIAARRQKIMELILPEANRGHYEELPDYLKQGLTIHFVKTYKDVAKVLFS
- a CDS encoding TrkH family potassium uptake protein, coding for MTRQTIRSISYIVGFFLVALSVSMLVPLATSFIFEHTANDIAAFFWSSLVTFFAGFLMIKQKGSLQIQLRPRDMYFLTASSWIVVCIFAALPMTMISHISYTDAFFEAMSGITTTGATVLSGLDNAAPALLMWRSMLHWIGGIGFIVMAVAVLPMLRIGGMRLFQTESSDWSEKVLPRSHVIAKYILVIYVCFTMVGILAFWLAGMPVFDAVNHAMSSIATGGFSTSDASLGKFLPATHWIAIILMLLGSLPFTLYVSTLRGNYTALFKDEQVRGFITILVISCVMLSFWFWKNSGNSFIDSVRIASVSVVSVITTTGFAVNDYSQWGSFAMIIFFYLTFLGGCSGSTTGGLKTFRFQVTLRLLSANLKQLIHPRAVIPQKYNGHNLDEEIVRSILTFTFFFAFIIAIIALFLAFLGYDMVTALSAAVATVCNVGPGLGEIVGPAGNFSTLPDIAKWVLSFGMLLGRLEIITILVLLTPSFWRY
- a CDS encoding Glu/Leu/Phe/Val family dehydrogenase, with the translated sequence MSKHETSALGMAHQQIDKIASFLKLDPAIHTILREPQRCLEVSIPVTMDDGSVQLFKGFRSMHCNAIGPGKGGIRYHPDVSMDEVKALSIWMTFKCGVLNLPYGGGKGGIIVDPKKLSKGELERLTRGYIQAIAPVIGELEDIPAPDVNTNPKIMGWMVDEYIKIRGNHFGVLTGKPLVLGGSEGRVAATGKGTSIVVRELLQRLDINIKGATVAIQGYGNAGSFTAHFLHELGAKIIAVSNSNGGIYNQNGLDPNNLDQAIADNKTLQTLEGVTQISNAELLELECDVLVPAALENQITEDNANNIKAKVIAEAANGPVSPEADEILQARGIVVAPDILTNAGGVTVSYFEWVQNRFGLYWTEKEVNDRLEEAMVRSFNNVWNMYQNHNQAATLRMAAYMVSIDRLAKAIKARGWVK